A window of Schistocerca cancellata isolate TAMUIC-IGC-003103 chromosome 1, iqSchCanc2.1, whole genome shotgun sequence genomic DNA:
CAGGTGGTGACTCTCGGTTTCTGTGACGGCTCCCTGTGGTGCAAAGTGTCGTCTGTCTGCCTGCCACAAAGTAAAGTAGAGTAAAGTAAAGTGTGATAGTTTTTATCACTGATGTTACATACACATCCGCTCCCTCTTGTTGCCACCACTCAACTCTAGCAATGTAATATTTCTTAAGAATTGTCTACAGCCATCTCATTTGTGACCATTCACCTTGGCCATCACCACCTGATTCTAACCAGCAATGACACCAATGTTGCTGCCTCAAACTTATCAGCCAATCAGGGACAAGGGAAATTTTCACTACCTTATTAGGGTCTGCTTCCTTAAGCCAATACTAAGCGAATCTGCTGTCTCCAGGTGGATTGTAACGCTGTAACTTCTCACCAGGATGCCGTCACCTTGTAAAAGGCCACCCAGCAGTAGGGTTTGCTACATATTGCATAATATGACTATTTGAGGGATACTCATTTGTCATAAATGTTTCAAAGCCAAACTTTGCATTTATTTCTATACAACATAGCTCCACTTTCCATGATAGTTAGTCGTTGTATGTCATGGGAGTGAACTTTTTTTTAGCTTTTCTTTGTTGTTCCTAGGTCAAGCCATTTTCATTAGCATTTTGTGAGTCTTCAGCTTTTTAAGTTGCTTATATACAATAGACACATCATAGGTTTTAGATTCACTAGCTACTGCTACCTGCTTGTAACATCTCTATTTCTTTGCTGATTTTGTCGTGTCGTAAAGGTAGCCACGTGAGACTGTGGATCATAGAGCTAGaaattgcttgcttgctttctgaaACAGGAAGGTGGTAGTATCTAGAGAAGACGTCTTCTAGCTTTCTGAAACAGGAAGGCGGtaatctctatttttctttttcaagAATTATAAATCTCTGGTGGCATCTTTTTTAAAGCCAATAATCCCATTTGGATTAAATAAGGACTTTGTTTTTTTAATGTAGTTGCTATCATATATGACATCTGTATTATCTTTATCGCATTCAGTAATGGTAACTTCACCCATTTCTAGTTTTTATGAAGGTTACTCAATATCTGAATACTGTTCCATTGGCGTTTTTCTATTTTAAAAGCTGTATTAGTTTTGACCGATCTACCTTAGCTACTTCAGTGACTAATATTATTTCcccaataatttctttgattttattcATCCTAAGATCAAGTAAAAGTTagttctcttcgctgatgatacaagtatagtaatcacacctgacaaacaagaattaactgatgaaattgtcaatactgtctttcagaaaattactaagtggttccttgtaaacggactctcgctgaattttgataagacacagtacatacagttccgtacagtgaatggtatgacgccatcaataaatatagaccttaatcagaagcatatagctaaggtagaatatgccaaatttttaggtgtgtccattgatgagagattaaattggaagaaacacattgatgatctgctgaaacgtttgagttcagctacttatgcaataagggtcattgcaaattttggtgataaacatcttagtaaattagcttactacgcctattttcactcgttgctttcatatggcatcatattttggggtaattcatcactgaggaataaagtatttattgcacaaaagcgtgtaatcagaataatagctggagtccacccaagatcatcctgcagacatttatttaaggatctagggatattcacagtagcttctcagtatatatactctcttatgaaatttgttattaacaaccaaacccaattcaaaagtaatagcagtgtgcataactacaatactaggagaaaggatgatcttcactattcaagattaaatctaactttggcacagaaaggggtgaattatactggcactaaagtctttggtcacttaccaaatagtatcaaaagtctgacagataaccaacaagtatttaagaagaaattaaaagaatttctgaatgacaactccttctactccatagaggaatttttagatataaattaaaaaaatatatatataaaaaataaaaataaaaaacacaaaaaatgaaagagttgttatattaacttaagtatgttgttaaattaacttaattatgtcatgtattggaaaatttgactcgttccacatcattacgaaatgtcgtattcatgatccatggaactagtattaatctaatctaatctaatctaatctaaaaaactgtATTGAAAGACTTTAACATAGCTTGTTGCTTATTGGTCAATCCAATTTGTGTAACACTAATTACTATATCATAGAACATTTGTACATTCTGAGTTTCTTTTCAACTGTTTTCCTGGATTCCCTATATATGTTGGATATATTTTTTCATGTTAAATTACATTCCTAACACTACTGTTTATTCTGTAAAACCACTTAAGGACCATATTTACTTCCCCAATTCCAATGCTACTGCAGTCATTTCGATAGAAAAGAAGCATCACACCATACCCCCAAACTAACAAATCTACAGCAAATCAGGTATTTTTCGCTCATGATACATAATGATTAGGCAAGAATAAGTTCATTAACTTTCTGAGGAATAAGAAAAATCATTTGCAAAAATTTAGCCCATATGAAACTCTAAGTAAAGGAAACTAGTAGTGGAAATTTTTTGAACGAAACAAACTAAATTTACACACCCTCCGGAAACATGAACTAAAAAAATGTAGGAATAAGCTCTGCTTAACTACACTGGTAAAAAAGCAATGACCGTCTGTTTACCACGACAAAACGTACACAATTATATGACTACAGACCGGATTTACGAACATTTAGCGTTTACTTGAATTATACGTAAAAAATGTGAAACTTTTAATAGGAGAGTGACAACACACACTAATATACGTATTTACTGCATATTCTTTACAGAACTAGCCGTTATTGCACGCCAAATAACTTATCTTTAAGTGAGCACAAAACTTGGGCGCCTCCCTGTTACGTCGCCCTTCCGTTCAGTTCCGTTGACGTCCAGTATGAATCGACCTCTAAGCGAACTAATGATTCTAAGTGTTCTTTGGATGACCAAACGAAACAGtaacaatcataataataataatagtctaacctgatgcaaaaaaaaaactcTCCAAAAATTAGGTACGTACATTTTGGGCGTGTTTGTGGCGATAACGTCTTTTTATTTGCATATCTCTGACGCGAGTAGAGTCACATGTTCCGTTATGGAAATCTTTGCACAAACCTACGTACTACGTAGTCGATATTGATGGCGTCGGAACAGTGCGAGTATTTGCGACCAAAAACGAGGGATTGAACGTCGATATCTATTTGTCAAAAGTTGATTATATCGGAAATATCGCggtaaattttgagtgataaacaATTTAAAGTTACATAGTGATACACTTTTTGTAGTTTTTCTCGGTATCATTTCATGGTATTAACTTCAACGCATATGAAATGTGTGGCATCCATTTTGAAGTGAATTGTGCGTTTTAAGATTGcctagacaagcgtagtgtagtgtGTTGTGGAGCGACAATGTCAGTAAATTAAACACTTGGGTGCCGTATTCTATGAAAATGATTGTGAAAGTCATGCTTCGAAGTGTTAGGCGTGTGTTGTATGTAGTGTAAACATTAAAAATGGATTTCCTTTAAATATTATGAGGAAACCAAGAGATGGATTCAAAAATACAAATGCAGATGATGTTAGCAAAAATGATGGAAGAAAAACACACATTTACGTATAAGAAGTTGGTTGTGCCGATGTCAATGAGGAGTATTTACTGGAAGTATTTCGGATTCCCTGCTACCGATGAGGGAGATATTTTGACGAAGGTAAAAATTGTCTGCATACTTTGCAAGACGCAAATAACATATAATCGAAACACCAGTAATTTAAGAATGCACTTGCAAAATAAACATGCCCACGAGTTGTTGGAGCTGGAGGCGTCAGCGCCGCCCCGTAGACCAAGCATGGATCCCAAAGAAAAGCGCGCAATGAAAAAGCTAAAGTTGCCTGGACTTTCACCGCACATTTACACAACGGCTGCGGACGGAACCGTGCAGATTGAGGGAGATATACAGTTTATAACGGATCCAAATATAACTCTTCAGAATATAGACGATGATTCGTCTAGTAACCAGAATGTTCGTGTTGTCCTGAAGGGTAATACGCAAGGAATGAGCAATCAAAATGTTGCCATCATTCTTCCAGAAGAAAATAATTCTAGTAGCCACATCCATAGTATGGTGGATGGTAAGACAGTGTCAGACGCAATAGCAGAATTTATCATTTTAGATTTACAGTTACCTGATGTTGTTGAAGGTCGTGGATTTCAGAGACTTATAGCAACGCTACGTTCACCGTGTGAAATACCAAGTAAGACCAAGCTTGAAGAAGAAATAATACCCAAGATATATGATTCTTTCAAGGATTCTGCCATGTCAGCACTGTCAGGTATAAACAGTGAAATGTCAATGAGTCTAGAGGAATGGAGCCTTGCAAGTGGAGAACCATATATCACTGTGTCAGTTCATTACCAGCCGTCTGTTGagccagtaatggaaacaaaagtgtTATGTTCAATACACTGTGCTGCTGATATGGACTCGAGTCAGTGGAGTATTACTTTTGATGCATTATTTCAAGAGTGGGACCTAAAGATAGATCATATTACTGCTGTTGTTATTGCGACAACAAGGGAAGAAATCCTTACAGCATTGTCGCATAAGGGCCTATCATTGGTGCCATGCCTTGTTCATAGTTTACAGGTAAGTTTATGAGTAATGAACTGTGCCATTCTTTGTCTAGTATCCACCCTGCAGAAtacctatatttatttattttatgtcaaaTGTCATGATGTTTGAGCATTGTCACACTGAAAGTGATTATTTTTCTACCTAACCTTCTTTTTCCTCTTACCAGTCTTCAAGGTatcatttcttgttttcatttattaGGTGAATTCGAAAAATGGAAGAACATGTTTGTATGTTTATGTTGTAGGAGAAGTGTTTTAATACTTTCCATTTGTTGTGCCATAATGAACTTTAAGAGGTTATATTCATTATGGTACAACAAatggaaagagtgtgtgtgtgtgtgtgtgtgtgtgtgtgtgtgtgtgttttggtcagttatttaatattataaatatatgaAATACAGTATCTGCATGTGCAGTGGAAGAGGTGAATTCTGTATAAACTCTTAAGATGGATTGTTCTTATTTGACACCATCCTGTTCAGAATGTGTGTAGGTCATTCTCACAAATGACTTTCCAAGTGACAGACACTAGGAGTAGGTACACTGAAACTCTTACTGCTACATTTGAATATGAATAGTAATGAATCTTTAAAACATTGTTTTGGGATAGTAGTACTTCCTTTCTGGTGTAGATTCTGATTGTCGCAAGCATCTGCAAAGGTCTCAAGAGATGAAAATTTTCTGCAGAAGAATGAAACAAATGGTAAACATTAAAATTGGGGGAGGATCATTGTGGGTTCTGGATAAATTTGGGAACATGTATGGCAATACTAATAGGTTGAAGAAAGACAGCCTCacatttctaggatttgtagatctAGGAAAATTTGTTGATTATGTTATCTGGAATAGGCCTAGGTTGAAATTAATAGTGATGAAATGCAGAAAGCAAAAGGCCatcaaaggatccagatggcagagactgtgaggcagtcattgaaatgaagaacattttgttggacagcgtgctcagcaactgggtgggccactgtttcttggccatagtttttCGGTGGCCATTCGTGTGGACAGACACCTAGTGGGTTGTCATGCCTATGTAGagtgcagtacagtggttgcagcttagtttgtagatcacatgattggtttTAGAGGTAGCATCTTCAGCCTATTAgccacaacctaccctcctatataaaagataccaaccacttactccaccaactctcc
This region includes:
- the LOC126093091 gene encoding E3 SUMO-protein ligase ZBED1 isoform X1, coding for MDSKIQMQMMLAKMMEEKHTFTYKKLVVPMSMRSIYWKYFGFPATDEGDILTKVKIVCILCKTQITYNRNTSNLRMHLQNKHAHELLELEASAPPRRPSMDPKEKRAMKKLKLPGLSPHIYTTAADGTVQIEGDIQFITDPNITLQNIDDDSSSNQNVRVVLKGNTQGMSNQNVAIILPEENNSSSHIHSMVDGKTVSDAIAEFIILDLQLPDVVEGRGFQRLIATLRSPCEIPSKTKLEEEIIPKIYDSFKDSAMSALSGINSEMSMSLEEWSLASGEPYITVSVHYQPSVEPVMETKVLCSIHCAADMDSSQWSITFDALFQEWDLKIDHITAVVIATTREEILTALSHKGLSLVPCLVHSLQLCTTSCFEQPEVAAVLNKCRAIIASINRNANAAATLRIQEQMMQHSVFQIEEGVLAADYPKVWTSTYLMLEQMLVRRNILPSVLENVEIADKEAFILNDHEWKMLEDLVMILEPFKVTIMTLSEEKIPLISLLKPLLWQLNSSHLKVKDTDTEFAQSFKATLSESLSARYSDPAVDVLLQTATTLDPRFKLLPYATEEDKSIISGPMKQMLISYVEEERGCPTGEESPSKKSRLSGMEFLLGDLCTGQSGMPAEERANLELVQYQSESAAALDQCPLTWWARAAAKCPNLARLARKYNCVPASSVPPGRIPVENQVLFHKRRANLSPELVDKLLFLNGNHVV
- the LOC126093091 gene encoding E3 SUMO-protein ligase ZBED1 isoform X2, producing MDSKIQMQMMLAKMMEEKHTFTYKKLVVPMSMRSIYWKYFGFPATDEGDILTKVKIVCILCKTQITYNRNTSNLRMHLQNKHAHELLELEASAPPRRPSMDPKEKRAMKKLKLPGLSPHIYTTAADGTVQIEGDIQFITDPNITLQNIDDDSSSNQNVRVVLKGNTQGMSNQNVAIILPEENNSSSHIHSMVDGKTVSDAIAEFIILDLQLPDVVEGRGFQRLIATLRSPCEIPSKTKLEEEIIPKIYDSFKDSAMSALSGINSEMSMSLEEWSLASGEPYITVSVHYQPSVEPVMETKVLCSIHCAADMDSSQWSITFDALFQEWDLKIDHITAVVIATTREEILTALSHKGLSLVPCLVHSLQLCTTSCFEQPEVAAVLNKCRAIIASINRNANAAATLRIQEQMMQIEEGVLAADYPKVWTSTYLMLEQMLVRRNILPSVLENVEIADKEAFILNDHEWKMLEDLVMILEPFKVTIMTLSEEKIPLISLLKPLLWQLNSSHLKVKDTDTEFAQSFKATLSESLSARYSDPAVDVLLQTATTLDPRFKLLPYATEEDKSIISGPMKQMLISYVEEERGCPTGEESPSKKSRLSGMEFLLGDLCTGQSGMPAEERANLELVQYQSESAAALDQCPLTWWARAAAKCPNLARLARKYNCVPASSVPPGRIPVENQVLFHKRRANLSPELVDKLLFLNGNHVV